From Phragmites australis chromosome 5, lpPhrAust1.1, whole genome shotgun sequence, a single genomic window includes:
- the LOC133917584 gene encoding remorin-like — protein MRRSSQGMMSLSYDAGSGRGLLARYAKAKPRPSKWDDAQRWLSSRTPDDDRRRSSCADDRMLLPSASQKGRHSWGAADGDATVGVGLGARDDGEAETETKRVDSVLAYGQQRCLSLRDVGTEMTPGGSKEPSRANTPRATALAAAPPTAAASHAIHALRHRPGSTEGGSPGHIAADRCAASEGTDTEVRKEACAVPMAVSPGTAWDAAERAKHMARYRREEMKIQAWENRRRQKAELQMKMTEAKAERMKLRAQEKTASKLASAQAVTRDKRARAEAKLNQRTARVEGKADLLRRGGHLPSSSVFSLKLPLLCS, from the exons ATGAGGAGGTCGTCTCAGGGAATGATGAGTTTAAGCTACGATGCGGGCAGCGGGAGGGGGTTGTTGGCCCGCTACgcgaaggcgaagccgaggcCGTCCAAGTGGGACGACGCGCAGCGGTGGCTCTCCTCCCGGACGCCCGACGACGACCGGCGCCGGAGCTCCTGCGCCGACGACCGGATGCTGCTGCCGTCAGCGTCGCAGAAGGGGAGGCACTCATGGGGTGCCGCGGACGGCGACGCGACCGTGGGGGTGGGGCTCGGCGCGCGGGACGACGGGGAGGCGGAGACGGAGACCAAGAGGGTGGACTCCGTGCTGGCGTACGGGCAGCAGAGGTGCCTCTCGCTGCGGGACGTCGGAACGGAGATGACGCCCGGCGGGAGCAAGGAGCCATCCCGGGCGAACACTCCTCGCGCCACCGCCCTGGCGGCCGCCCCGCCGACGGCCGCAGCGAGCCACGCGATCCACGCGCTGCGGCACCGGCCGGGTTCGACAGAAGGCGGATCACCGGGCCACATTGCGGCGGACCGCTGCGCGGCCAGCGAGGGCACCGACACCGAGGTGCGTAAGGAAGCGTGCGCTGTGCCGATGGCCGTGTCGCCCGGCACGGCGTGGGACGCCGCGGAGCGCGCCAAGCACATGGCCAG GTATCGGCGCGAGGAGATGAAAATACAAGCCTGGGAAAATCGCCGACGGCAAAAGGCCGAGCTGCAAATGAAGATGACAGAG GCTAAGGCGGAGAGGATGAAACTGCGGGCGCAGGAGAAGACGGCGAGCAAGCTGGCCTCGGCGCAGGCGGTGACCAGGGATAAGCGAGCTCGCGCGGAGGCCAAGCTCAACCAGCGCACCGCGCGGGTCGAGGGCAAGGCGGACCTCCTGAGGCGGGGCGGGCACCTGCCGTCCTCCTCCGTGTTCTCGCTCAAGTTGCCGCTGCTGTGCAGCTGA